The DNA sequence TCCGACGATGCATCGGTTATTCGTAAGCCTTCGCTTGTAAGCGTTTGGTTTAAAATTCTTTGTTGGAGTTTCGCCCTTGACGGCGACTTTACTTTTCTCTCAACAGCAAGAGCAAAGTAAGCAAAAGAGTGCCGTCCGAGACGTTTTTTTATCTTGATAAATAAATCCCTTTTTAACGCACCGGCTTGGACAGCACATCCATGTGCAGAACCAAGCCTAATGAAATCATCCCTGATTTCCTTTGCTAAAGGAATTGATTGATCAAGAAAAACGTACGGAAATTTCCGTAGCCGCGTTGGTTTGGTTTAAAAAAGATTTGGGTGTCCAATCTTTTCATCATCCAATCTTTTCTATCCAATTTTTTCCGATAAACAGTACTCTATAAGGGCATGCTTACGTTTCTTACGCTGTCCTTTACCTTTAGTGGCATTCATCATACTAGATTTATAAGTTGTTAAAGGATTGTCTTCTTTAAAGTTAGACTCCTTATAAGCAGCATAAAAAGCATGGAGCTTATCTTTTACTTTTGCAGCTTGTATTTGGTTTGAGACACAGTGATACGAAAAAGCCCACAAACCATATAAATGGCTAACACCAGAAACATTGTACTCGTTAAAGTCGATTTTCATCTCTTGGAAGAAGTTACTTACGTCTTGCATTTTTGATTCAATCTCGTCCCAATTAATATCTGTACTATTAGCATATTTTTTATAGAGTTCGTCTAGAACTTTAGGTGAAGAAGCAAGTTCTTCACCTTCAATAAGTAGAAATATAAACTCAGAAATGAGTTCAATATCTTCCATTCTATTTTTATTTGTAATTAATAGTTCTTTTTTCCAATGGATACTCTGTGCAAATTTGTAAGCTATATTGATTAGTTTTGAGTCGTAAAACTTTGCATTTCTTAACTCTTGCCCATTAAGTTTTTCACCACTCCTATTTAGTCGGTCAAATATTTTTTCAACAGCGTTGTTATCTTTTGTGTACACATATTCAACTGGAATAGGATATCCCCAAAAATCGCTCAAAATATCTTCAAATTCATCTTCCTCCAAATCGGAGATTTTTAAGCCGGCTAATTCGGGAACATGTAAAGCATCATTATCATCGTCAGCAGTAGAAAGTTGATTATCTATAAATTTAAAAATAGATGTTAACCTTTGCTTACCATCTATAACCTCAAAGGTAGTTATACCTTTTTTATCAATACTTTCACGCAAAAACACAGGAGGGACTGGGATGTTTTTTAATATACTGTCAATAAGCAATGACTGTTGCTCTGTTCCCCAAACACTCTTCCTTTGATATCTAGGTGTCATGTTAAGCTTATCAAGTGTTCTCC is a window from the Psychromonas ingrahamii 37 genome containing:
- a CDS encoding DUF262 domain-containing protein, with the translated sequence MSIRLKRKSNTVTISSLNEWRTLDKLNMTPRYQRKSVWGTEQQSLLIDSILKNIPVPPVFLRESIDKKGITTFEVIDGKQRLTSIFKFIDNQLSTADDDNDALHVPELAGLKISDLEEDEFEDILSDFWGYPIPVEYVYTKDNNAVEKIFDRLNRSGEKLNGQELRNAKFYDSKLINIAYKFAQSIHWKKELLITNKNRMEDIELISEFIFLLIEGEELASSPKVLDELYKKYANSTDINWDEIESKMQDVSNFFQEMKIDFNEYNVSGVSHLYGLWAFSYHCVSNQIQAAKVKDKLHAFYAAYKESNFKEDNPLTTYKSSMMNATKGKGQRKKRKHALIEYCLSEKIG